From Candidatus Krumholzibacteriia bacterium, a single genomic window includes:
- the glp gene encoding gephyrin-like molybdotransferase Glp: MIDHEQALQTILEHVKRHPVRSTPLEDTLGLALAKPVKARLRMPRFDQSAMDGIAVRVADVEGADPAAPVALRLAGEIPAGSARTPRLRPGHAVKVFTGGPIPDGTEAVVVVERCRFEGDTVFVERAAMPGENVRRAGEEVARGDELLEAGTLITPPVVGLLALFGHETVPVRPRPRVAVITMGDEVAGPGEKLGPHQIHDANGPALRAALRGLGFDDLKSWRVDDRPRSLVRALKKALGTCDVVLTAGGASVGDHDHVRAAREELGVRELFARVAIKPGKPNVFGVGPKQVPVFSLPGNPVSAMVSFHRFVRPALWHMIGRTHEAALDSATARLEARAKKKAGRLEWVRGAARWDGDTLVAHPVAAQGSHMLTGLARADALIELDREGEVFDEGSAVTLRWLRWFD; this comes from the coding sequence ATGATCGACCACGAACAGGCGCTGCAGACGATCCTCGAGCACGTGAAGCGGCATCCGGTCCGATCGACCCCGCTGGAGGACACCCTCGGCCTGGCGCTGGCGAAGCCCGTGAAGGCGCGTCTGCGCATGCCCCGTTTCGACCAGTCGGCCATGGACGGGATCGCGGTGCGGGTCGCCGACGTCGAGGGCGCCGATCCGGCCGCGCCGGTCGCCCTGCGCCTGGCCGGAGAGATCCCGGCCGGCAGCGCGCGGACACCCCGCCTGCGACCCGGCCACGCGGTGAAGGTCTTCACCGGCGGACCGATCCCCGACGGGACCGAGGCGGTGGTGGTGGTCGAGCGCTGTCGCTTCGAGGGCGACACGGTGTTCGTGGAGCGCGCCGCGATGCCAGGGGAGAACGTCCGGCGCGCCGGCGAAGAGGTGGCTCGAGGAGACGAACTGCTCGAGGCGGGCACCCTGATCACACCGCCTGTGGTCGGGCTGCTCGCGCTCTTCGGCCACGAGACGGTGCCGGTGCGCCCGCGCCCGCGGGTGGCCGTGATCACCATGGGCGACGAAGTCGCCGGACCGGGCGAGAAGCTCGGTCCCCACCAGATCCACGACGCGAACGGACCGGCCCTTCGCGCCGCCCTGCGCGGGCTCGGATTCGACGACCTGAAGTCGTGGCGCGTCGACGACCGCCCACGCTCGCTCGTGCGCGCCCTGAAGAAGGCCCTGGGGACCTGCGACGTGGTCCTCACCGCCGGCGGCGCCTCCGTCGGCGATCACGACCACGTGCGGGCGGCCCGCGAGGAACTGGGAGTCCGCGAACTCTTCGCACGCGTGGCCATCAAGCCGGGTAAGCCCAACGTGTTCGGCGTGGGGCCGAAGCAGGTCCCGGTGTTCTCGCTGCCGGGCAACCCGGTGTCGGCGATGGTCTCGTTCCATCGCTTCGTCCGGCCCGCGCTGTGGCACATGATCGGGCGAACACACGAAGCCGCGCTGGACAGTGCCACCGCGCGCCTCGAGGCCCGGGCGAAGAAGAAGGCCGGCCGGCTGGAATGGGTGCGCGGCGCGGCCCGCTGGGACGGCGACACGCTGGTCGCCCACCCCGTGGCCGCGCAGGGCTCGCACATGCTCACCGGACTGGCCCGGGCCGACGCCCTGATCGAACTCGACCGCGAGGGCGAGGTCTTCGACGAGGGCAGCGCGGTGACCCTGCGCTGGCTCCGCTGGTTCGACTAG
- the rpsK gene encoding 30S ribosomal protein S11, with protein MAAAPKKGKGRKVKKRVDAMGVAHVKSSFNNTIITITDTQGNVVTWSSGGKVGNKGSRKSTAFAAQQAARQCAEEVYGLGMKKVEIWVKGPGSGREAAIRSLKTSPLEIARIKDVTAIPHNGTRQPRRRR; from the coding sequence GTGGCTGCTGCACCCAAGAAGGGCAAGGGCCGCAAGGTCAAGAAGAGGGTCGATGCGATGGGCGTGGCCCACGTCAAGTCGTCCTTCAACAACACCATCATCACCATCACCGACACCCAGGGCAACGTGGTGACCTGGAGCAGTGGTGGAAAGGTGGGGAACAAGGGCTCGCGCAAGAGCACCGCGTTCGCTGCCCAGCAGGCCGCTCGTCAGTGCGCCGAAGAGGTGTACGGGCTCGGTATGAAGAAGGTCGAGATCTGGGTCAAGGGCCCGGGGAGTGGTCGTGAGGCCGCGATCCGCTCCCTGAAGACCTCGCCGCTCGAGATCGCGCGGATCAAGGACGTGACGGCCATCCCGCACAACGGGACCCGTCAGCCGCGCCGTCGGCGTTAG
- the rpsE gene encoding 30S ribosomal protein S5, whose translation MAEPRSAENTGARRGGRGDNRPGGGRGGRGDGRGRGGRGGRRDRDAEKSDLLEQVIALNRNSKVVKGGRRFSFNAIVAVGDGQGKAGVGLGKANEISDAIRKAGENAKRNMTTIPMVGGTIPHQVIGHFGSGRVLLKPAAPGTGVIAAGGVRAILTVAGVQDILTKQLGTNNPHNVVKAAMEGIRSLRTVEQVARRRGISVPEVYGLKKKEPAEKDAEASVPQPEASAEAPAPSSSESQE comes from the coding sequence GTGGCGGAACCGAGAAGCGCGGAGAACACGGGCGCTCGCCGAGGCGGGCGCGGCGACAACCGCCCGGGCGGCGGCCGCGGTGGCCGTGGTGACGGTCGCGGGCGCGGAGGTCGTGGCGGACGCCGGGACCGTGATGCCGAGAAGAGTGATCTCCTCGAGCAGGTGATCGCGCTCAACCGCAACTCCAAGGTCGTCAAGGGTGGTCGGCGATTCAGCTTCAACGCGATCGTCGCCGTCGGAGACGGCCAGGGGAAGGCGGGTGTCGGTCTGGGCAAGGCGAACGAGATCTCCGACGCGATCCGCAAGGCCGGAGAGAACGCCAAGCGCAACATGACGACCATTCCCATGGTGGGCGGGACGATTCCGCATCAGGTGATCGGTCACTTCGGCTCCGGCCGCGTGCTGCTGAAGCCGGCGGCCCCCGGTACGGGTGTCATCGCCGCCGGTGGTGTGCGCGCGATTCTGACGGTGGCCGGTGTGCAGGACATCCTGACCAAGCAGCTGGGGACCAACAATCCCCACAACGTGGTCAAGGCGGCCATGGAGGGGATCCGCTCGCTGCGAACCGTCGAGCAGGTCGCCCGGCGCCGCGGGATCTCGGTTCCCGAGGTCTACGGATTGAAGAAGAAGGAGCCCGCGGAGAAGGACGCCGAGGCGTCGGTTCCGCAGCCCGAAGCCAGCGCCGAGGCGCCGGCACCGAGCTCGTCGGAGAGCCAGGAGTAA
- a CDS encoding MOSC domain-containing protein: MGNVKAICISEKKGTTKVPVDACRFATEHGIEGDAHAGPWHRQVSLLAHESIERMRAVFPAIEDGAFAENVVVEDVDLAALGIGDRLRLGRGVELEVTQIGKECHHGCVIREKTGDCIMPREGIFCRVVSGGELRCGDTVELAATTTDVR, encoded by the coding sequence ATGGGAAACGTCAAGGCCATCTGCATCAGCGAGAAGAAGGGCACCACCAAGGTCCCCGTGGACGCCTGCCGGTTCGCGACCGAGCACGGCATCGAGGGCGACGCCCACGCCGGCCCCTGGCACCGTCAGGTGTCGCTGCTCGCCCACGAGAGCATCGAGCGCATGCGTGCGGTGTTCCCCGCCATCGAGGACGGCGCCTTCGCCGAGAACGTGGTGGTCGAGGACGTCGACCTGGCCGCGTTGGGCATCGGTGATCGCCTTCGCCTGGGCCGAGGCGTCGAGCTCGAGGTCACGCAGATCGGCAAGGAGTGCCACCACGGCTGCGTGATCCGCGAGAAGACCGGCGACTGCATCATGCCCCGCGAGGGGATCTTCTGCCGCGTGGTGTCCGGCGGTGAACTGCGATGCGGCGACACCGTCGAGCTGGCGGCGACGACCACGGACGTGCGGTGA
- the rplO gene encoding 50S ribosomal protein L15, with protein MKLNEIRRPAGNKKPKPRKGRGPGSGLGKTAGRGHKGQKARSGAKFRAWFEGGQMPVNRRLPKRGFYNRFSVRYQLVNLRDLERLGDVTEADAAVLAAHGLVKDPRGRVKLLGDGEVNKALTLVVDKASRSAVAAIEAAGGKVEIRAGEPESTNQG; from the coding sequence ATGAAGCTCAACGAGATTCGCCGGCCCGCCGGCAACAAGAAGCCGAAGCCGCGCAAGGGTCGCGGGCCGGGCAGCGGCCTGGGCAAGACTGCCGGACGCGGCCACAAGGGCCAGAAGGCCCGCAGCGGTGCCAAGTTCCGGGCGTGGTTCGAGGGCGGGCAGATGCCCGTGAACCGACGTCTGCCGAAGCGGGGTTTCTACAACCGCTTCAGCGTCCGCTACCAGCTCGTCAACCTGCGCGATCTCGAGCGCCTGGGCGACGTGACCGAGGCCGACGCCGCGGTCCTGGCCGCCCACGGCCTGGTGAAGGACCCGCGCGGCCGCGTGAAGCTGCTCGGTGACGGCGAAGTGAACAAGGCGCTGACGTTGGTGGTCGACAAGGCGAGCAGGTCTGCGGTCGCGGCGATCGAGGCCGCGGGCGGCAAGGTCGAGATCCGGGCCGGCGAGCCCGAGAGCACGAACCAGGGCTAG
- the rpsM gene encoding 30S ribosomal protein S13, giving the protein MARIAGVDIPNEKRIATSLTYIFGIGDTRAFEICEKCGIDPQTTTSSLTEDQARLIRNIIEKDYQVEGALRSEVSMNLQRLKDIGCYRGLRHRRGLPVRGQNTKNNARTRKGPKGRPGAKKK; this is encoded by the coding sequence GTGGCACGAATCGCCGGAGTCGACATTCCGAACGAGAAGCGGATCGCGACCTCGCTGACCTACATCTTCGGGATCGGCGACACGCGCGCGTTCGAGATCTGCGAGAAGTGCGGGATCGATCCCCAGACCACGACCAGCTCGTTGACCGAGGATCAGGCGCGCCTGATCCGCAACATCATCGAGAAGGACTACCAGGTCGAGGGTGCTCTGCGCTCGGAGGTCAGCATGAACCTGCAGCGTCTGAAGGACATCGGATGCTACCGGGGTCTGCGGCACCGCCGTGGCCTGCCCGTGCGGGGTCAGAACACGAAGAACAATGCCCGCACCCGCAAGGGCCCGAAGGGTCGTCCGGGCGCGAAGAAGAAGTAG
- the rpmD gene encoding 50S ribosomal protein L30 encodes MAKIKVTQIRSGIDRPGKHKRVLESLGLRRHQTSRVHEDTPVIRGMVAKIPHLVRVEPVGADEE; translated from the coding sequence ATGGCCAAGATCAAGGTCACCCAGATCCGGAGCGGGATCGATCGACCCGGGAAGCACAAGCGAGTCCTGGAGTCGCTCGGCCTGCGACGGCACCAGACGAGCCGCGTGCACGAGGACACCCCGGTGATCCGCGGCATGGTCGCGAAGATCCCCCACCTGGTGCGGGTCGAGCCCGTCGGCGCGGACGAGGAGTGA
- a CDS encoding DNA-directed RNA polymerase subunit alpha: MKWEKLLMPSGIDREQSKFEGNHAEIVLQPLERGFGLTLGNALRRTLLAAIQGAAISAVKIEGVRHELSIIPGVTEDVTDIVLNLKQVVFEFDREEPCWISLKADSAGAVTAGMIQVPEGVKVINPDMHICTLGEGASVQMEMYLVTGRGYVDREEIECPDESIGVIRLDANFSPIRRVSYRVEDTRVGQRTDYDRLVLTVDTDGSITPDDAVGHAAKIVKDYAQLLINFDEAPMDEQESQVDEGTEKLVELLRRSVDELELSVRSANCLKAGNIDSLYDLVTKSESEMLKFRNFGRKSLNEIGELLEGMGLRFGMSFDEDVQRLVKGETAANK; this comes from the coding sequence ATGAAGTGGGAAAAGCTCCTCATGCCCTCGGGCATCGATCGTGAGCAGAGCAAGTTCGAGGGCAACCACGCCGAGATCGTCCTGCAGCCGCTGGAGCGCGGGTTCGGTCTGACGTTGGGCAACGCCCTGCGCCGGACGCTGCTGGCCGCGATCCAGGGTGCCGCGATCAGCGCCGTGAAGATCGAGGGTGTGCGTCACGAACTGAGCATCATCCCGGGCGTCACCGAGGACGTCACCGACATCGTCCTGAACCTGAAGCAGGTCGTCTTCGAGTTCGACCGCGAGGAGCCCTGCTGGATAAGCCTGAAGGCCGACAGCGCGGGTGCCGTCACCGCAGGTATGATTCAGGTGCCCGAGGGTGTGAAGGTCATCAACCCGGACATGCACATCTGCACGCTCGGCGAGGGCGCCAGCGTTCAGATGGAGATGTACCTGGTCACCGGCCGGGGCTACGTCGATCGCGAGGAGATCGAGTGCCCCGACGAGTCGATCGGTGTCATCCGCCTCGACGCGAACTTCAGCCCGATCCGCCGCGTGAGCTACCGGGTCGAGGACACGCGTGTCGGTCAGCGGACCGACTACGACCGCCTGGTGCTGACCGTCGACACCGATGGCAGCATCACGCCGGACGACGCCGTGGGCCACGCCGCGAAGATCGTCAAGGACTACGCCCAGCTGCTGATCAACTTCGACGAAGCTCCCATGGACGAACAGGAGAGCCAGGTCGACGAAGGTACCGAGAAGCTCGTGGAACTGCTGCGTCGCAGCGTCGACGAGTTGGAACTGAGCGTCCGCTCGGCCAACTGTCTGAAGGCGGGCAACATCGACTCGCTGTACGACCTGGTCACGAAGAGCGAGAGCGAAATGCTCAAGTTCCGCAACTTCGGGCGCAAGAGCCTGAACGAGATCGGCGAGCTGCTCGAGGGTATGGGACTGCGCTTCGGTATGAGCTTCGACGAGGACGTGCAACGTCTCGTCAAGGGCGAGACCGCCGCCAACAAGTAG
- a CDS encoding adenylate kinase: MARNVLIMGPPGSGKGTQADRIAEKRGMVHISTGDMLRAAIAEGSDLGERVKATLERGDLVSDDLMLELVKERLDQPDARKGFLLDGFPRTVAQAHALLDGLEGDRQLGAVIVMQVPEDELVRRVIGRGRDDDTEETIRHRLKVYEQQTEPVLAVLEGKVPRYDVDGVGDVEEVTRRIESALDASDPA, from the coding sequence ATGGCTCGCAACGTCTTGATCATGGGCCCTCCGGGGTCGGGCAAGGGCACGCAGGCGGATCGCATCGCCGAGAAGCGCGGAATGGTGCACATCTCGACGGGCGACATGCTGCGGGCCGCCATCGCCGAGGGCAGCGACCTCGGTGAGCGGGTCAAGGCGACACTGGAGCGGGGCGACCTGGTCTCGGACGACCTGATGCTGGAGCTCGTGAAGGAGCGTCTGGATCAGCCGGACGCCCGAAAGGGATTCCTGCTCGACGGATTTCCGCGGACCGTGGCGCAGGCCCACGCGCTCCTCGACGGACTCGAGGGCGACCGGCAGCTGGGCGCGGTGATCGTGATGCAGGTGCCCGAGGATGAACTGGTGCGTCGGGTGATCGGCCGCGGTCGGGACGACGACACCGAAGAGACGATTCGTCACCGTTTGAAGGTGTACGAGCAGCAGACAGAACCCGTTCTCGCCGTGCTCGAGGGCAAGGTCCCACGCTACGACGTGGACGGGGTGGGAGACGTCGAGGAGGTCACCCGTCGGATCGAGAGCGCACTGGATGCCTCGGATCCGGCCTAA
- the infA gene encoding translation initiation factor IF-1, producing MAKEEAISVEGTVTEALPNAMFRVELENGHNILAHVSGKMRMHFIRILPGDKVTVELSPYDLTRGRITYRYK from the coding sequence ATGGCCAAGGAAGAGGCGATCTCGGTCGAAGGAACGGTTACCGAGGCCCTCCCGAACGCCATGTTCCGAGTGGAGCTCGAGAATGGGCACAACATTCTCGCGCACGTGTCGGGGAAGATGCGGATGCACTTCATCCGTATCCTGCCCGGGGACAAGGTGACCGTGGAGCTTTCCCCCTACGATCTGACCCGAGGTCGGATCACGTACCGCTACAAGTGA
- the rplQ gene encoding 50S ribosomal protein L17 → MRHNVDGRKLGRTAAHRRALYRSLVISLIQHERIKTTTPKAKEARRLAERLITFAKRGDLSARRHAARILNDKAAVKKLFDEIGPRYTERAGGYTRVVKFGKPRRGDNAEMALLEFVRDGDRPDRKRSARKAQPYEVPGRPAAAAVEETPAEPVVEEVPAEETTTEAASEESSEEETKKD, encoded by the coding sequence ATGCGACACAACGTTGACGGACGGAAGCTGGGGCGCACCGCTGCCCACCGCCGGGCGCTGTACCGGAGCCTGGTGATCTCGTTGATCCAGCACGAGCGGATCAAGACGACCACGCCCAAGGCGAAGGAAGCGCGTCGGCTGGCCGAGCGGCTGATCACCTTCGCCAAGCGCGGGGATCTGAGTGCGCGTCGTCACGCCGCCCGGATCCTGAACGACAAGGCGGCGGTGAAGAAGCTCTTCGACGAGATCGGACCTCGCTACACCGAGCGGGCCGGCGGCTACACCCGCGTGGTGAAGTTCGGCAAGCCTCGTCGTGGCGACAACGCGGAGATGGCGCTGCTCGAGTTCGTGAGGGACGGGGATCGCCCCGACCGCAAGCGCAGCGCCCGCAAGGCCCAGCCCTACGAGGTTCCGGGCCGGCCGGCCGCCGCCGCGGTCGAGGAGACGCCGGCCGAGCCGGTGGTCGAGGAGGTTCCGGCCGAGGAGACCACCACCGAGGCGGCTTCCGAGGAGTCCTCGGAAGAGGAAACGAAGAAGGACTGA
- the moaCB gene encoding bifunctional molybdenum cofactor biosynthesis protein MoaC/MoaB translates to MIDVGHKTTTLRTATARAVIQARSATLDRVRERTVPKGDCLEVGRACAALAAKNVANTIPYCHPIRIDWVGTLYEMTDEQIQVDVTVHAVDRTGVEVEAMAAASAASLVIYDMLKMLDDSVSIEGIRLVQKSGGKTDWNKIDPSGIRAGVLVCSDSISAGHKTDRSGELIRERLVGRGFDVAEYEVVPDDEDTIASTVRRWIDDDRIRLVITTGGTGFGPRDHTPEAMDAVIEREAPGIVEAARAHGQERTPFSMLSRGRAGIRGEGLIVNLPGSTGGVKDSIDAVLTGVIHGFKMLRGGGHEDDPRGTQG, encoded by the coding sequence ATGATCGACGTCGGCCACAAGACCACAACCCTGCGCACCGCCACCGCCCGCGCCGTGATCCAGGCGCGCAGTGCCACGCTCGACCGCGTGCGCGAGAGGACCGTACCCAAGGGCGATTGCCTCGAGGTGGGCCGCGCCTGCGCCGCCCTCGCCGCCAAGAACGTGGCGAACACCATTCCCTACTGCCATCCCATCCGCATCGACTGGGTCGGGACCCTGTACGAGATGACCGACGAGCAGATCCAGGTCGACGTGACCGTCCACGCCGTCGACCGCACCGGTGTCGAGGTCGAGGCCATGGCCGCCGCGTCGGCCGCGTCGCTGGTGATCTACGACATGCTGAAGATGCTCGACGACAGCGTGTCGATCGAGGGCATCCGCCTGGTGCAGAAGTCCGGGGGCAAGACCGACTGGAACAAGATCGACCCCAGCGGCATCCGCGCGGGCGTGCTGGTGTGCAGCGACTCGATCAGCGCGGGCCACAAGACCGATCGCTCGGGCGAGCTGATCCGCGAGCGCCTGGTCGGACGCGGATTCGACGTGGCGGAGTACGAGGTCGTCCCCGACGACGAGGACACGATCGCGTCGACCGTACGCCGCTGGATCGACGACGACCGGATCCGCCTGGTGATCACCACCGGCGGAACCGGCTTCGGCCCCCGCGACCACACGCCCGAGGCCATGGACGCCGTCATCGAACGCGAAGCGCCGGGCATCGTCGAGGCCGCTCGGGCCCACGGTCAGGAGCGCACACCCTTCAGCATGCTCAGCCGCGGCCGCGCCGGAATCCGGGGCGAAGGCCTGATCGTGAACCTGCCGGGTTCGACGGGGGGCGTGAAGGACTCGATCGACGCGGTGCTCACCGGCGTGATCCACGGATTCAAGATGCTCCGCGGTGGCGGGCACGAGGACGACCCACGGGGGACACAGGGATGA
- the map gene encoding type I methionyl aminopeptidase codes for MPRIRPKTPVEIDAMAAAGGDLAEVFLALRREGVVRAGARAKDVDRFVEEVIHDQGNLPAFKGFHGFPGSACVSIDEEVVHGIPGDRVIEDGDIVGVDIGLVREGWHADSAETICVGVVSPEAEQLCRVTERALADGIGACRVGASLAGIGRAIESQARENGYGLVESMAGHGIGRDLHEEPQVFNYESFRHPNLELEAGWVLALEPMFNLGTGRVRVLRDEWTIVTLDGKWSAHFEHTVAITEDGPRVLTAR; via the coding sequence ATGCCTCGGATCCGGCCTAAGACGCCCGTCGAGATCGACGCCATGGCCGCCGCCGGAGGCGACCTCGCGGAGGTCTTCCTGGCCCTGCGGCGCGAAGGTGTCGTTCGAGCAGGAGCGCGGGCGAAGGACGTGGACCGCTTCGTGGAAGAAGTGATCCACGACCAGGGGAACCTCCCGGCGTTCAAGGGCTTCCACGGGTTTCCGGGGAGTGCATGCGTCTCGATCGACGAAGAGGTCGTCCACGGGATTCCCGGCGACCGCGTGATCGAGGACGGAGACATCGTCGGCGTGGACATCGGCCTCGTGCGCGAGGGGTGGCACGCCGACAGCGCAGAGACGATCTGCGTGGGCGTCGTGTCGCCCGAGGCCGAGCAGCTGTGCCGGGTCACCGAGCGCGCGCTGGCCGACGGGATCGGTGCCTGCCGCGTGGGCGCGAGCCTGGCGGGGATCGGGCGGGCGATCGAGTCGCAGGCCCGGGAGAACGGCTACGGGCTCGTCGAGTCGATGGCTGGTCACGGGATCGGTCGCGACCTGCACGAGGAACCGCAGGTGTTCAACTACGAGAGCTTTCGGCACCCGAACCTCGAACTGGAGGCCGGATGGGTGCTGGCGCTCGAACCGATGTTCAATCTCGGCACGGGCAGGGTGCGCGTGCTCCGGGACGAATGGACGATCGTGACGCTGGACGGGAAGTGGTCCGCCCACTTCGAGCACACCGTCGCGATCACCGAGGACGGGCCGCGAGTGCTCACGGCCCGATGA
- the rpmJ gene encoding 50S ribosomal protein L36 has product MKVRASVKKICDKCKIIRRKGKVRVICENRRHIQRQG; this is encoded by the coding sequence GTGAAGGTCCGGGCATCCGTCAAGAAGATCTGTGACAAGTGCAAGATCATCCGCCGCAAGGGCAAGGTGCGGGTCATCTGCGAGAACCGCCGCCACATCCAGCGGCAGGGTTAG
- the secY gene encoding preprotein translocase subunit SecY: protein MTAGYQNMFRIPELKRRLLFTAFILIIYRLGSHVPVPGVDANALEQFFDSMRGGLLGLYDMFAGGNLSRATIFALGIMPYISASIIFQLMQAVVPALEKLAKEGEEGRAKITQYTRYATVALAAVQAAGMSIAVENLAAPGGAAVVTNPGLFFKFQMVITLIAGTMFVMWLGEQITERGIGNGISLIITIGIIASYPADLNRVLAQLEVGAMNPFTLIGLLIFMVFVIAAVILMTQGQRRIPVQYAKKMVGRRMYGGASTHIPLKVNTAGVIPIIFAQSIIMFPGTLAQYFPDSGAMQWLANIFAPGAPVYIVVYSVIIVFFAYFYTAVVLNPVDLADNMKKYGGFIPGIRPGKRTAEFIDRVLTRVTLPGAIFLALIAVLPDVLIRSFNVPFYFGGTGLLITVGVTLDTMQQIESHLLMRNYEGFMKRGKLRGRR from the coding sequence CTGACCGCCGGCTATCAGAACATGTTCAGGATCCCGGAGCTGAAGCGACGTCTTCTGTTCACGGCGTTCATCCTGATCATCTATCGACTCGGCAGCCATGTTCCGGTACCCGGAGTCGACGCCAACGCGCTCGAGCAGTTCTTCGACTCGATGCGCGGTGGACTTCTCGGCCTGTACGACATGTTCGCGGGTGGCAATCTGTCGCGGGCAACCATCTTCGCCCTGGGCATCATGCCCTACATCAGCGCGTCCATCATCTTCCAGCTCATGCAGGCGGTGGTGCCGGCGCTGGAGAAGCTGGCGAAGGAAGGCGAAGAGGGCCGGGCGAAGATCACGCAGTACACCCGGTACGCAACGGTGGCCCTGGCCGCGGTCCAGGCGGCGGGCATGTCGATCGCCGTCGAGAACCTCGCAGCTCCGGGCGGAGCAGCGGTCGTCACGAATCCCGGGCTGTTCTTCAAGTTCCAGATGGTGATCACGCTGATCGCCGGGACCATGTTCGTGATGTGGCTCGGCGAGCAGATCACGGAGCGGGGGATCGGGAACGGAATCTCGCTCATCATCACGATCGGGATCATTGCGAGCTATCCGGCGGATCTGAACCGCGTGCTGGCCCAGCTCGAGGTCGGCGCCATGAACCCGTTCACGCTGATCGGGTTGCTGATCTTCATGGTGTTCGTGATCGCAGCCGTGATCCTCATGACCCAGGGGCAACGCCGGATCCCGGTCCAGTACGCGAAGAAGATGGTCGGGCGCCGCATGTACGGAGGCGCGAGCACGCACATCCCGCTGAAGGTCAACACCGCCGGCGTGATCCCGATCATCTTCGCGCAGTCGATCATCATGTTCCCGGGGACGCTCGCGCAGTATTTCCCGGACAGCGGGGCCATGCAGTGGCTGGCGAACATCTTCGCGCCCGGCGCCCCGGTCTACATCGTCGTGTACTCGGTGATCATCGTCTTCTTCGCCTATTTCTACACCGCGGTGGTCCTGAATCCGGTCGACCTCGCGGACAACATGAAGAAGTACGGCGGGTTCATTCCGGGCATCCGCCCCGGCAAGCGCACGGCCGAATTCATCGATCGCGTGCTGACTCGGGTCACGTTGCCGGGAGCGATCTTCCTGGCACTGATCGCCGTCCTTCCGGACGTGCTGATCCGTTCGTTCAACGTACCGTTCTACTTCGGTGGTACGGGGCTGCTGATCACGGTCGGTGTGACTCTGGACACCATGCAGCAGATCGAGAGCCATCTGCTCATGCGGAACTACGAGGGCTTCATGAAGCGCGGCAAGCTGCGCGGACGCAGGTAG
- a CDS encoding molybdenum cofactor guanylyltransferase: MNTPSAIVLGGGRSTRYGRDKVTAPWADSTLLQQVLTAIPMQRREVLLVLREDQTDTCPGIDRVVRDDPAAPDGPLRGVVAGLRATTSAWNWILGCDLPRLRPPMLELLMDHAHDGVDAVVFRHGGHPEPLVAAYARGCLDPFERALASGEVAPRRALRQVRAHWIDEDVWRSVDPDGETFLNVNTPIDPRRASGTEDLR; the protein is encoded by the coding sequence GTGAACACGCCCTCGGCCATCGTCCTGGGCGGCGGTCGGTCGACGCGCTACGGCCGCGACAAGGTCACCGCTCCCTGGGCCGACTCCACGCTCCTGCAACAGGTGCTGACCGCGATCCCGATGCAGCGCCGCGAGGTCCTGCTCGTGCTCCGCGAGGACCAGACCGACACCTGTCCCGGGATCGATCGCGTGGTCCGGGACGATCCAGCGGCGCCCGATGGCCCTCTCCGTGGCGTCGTCGCCGGTCTGCGGGCGACCACGTCGGCGTGGAACTGGATCCTGGGCTGCGACCTCCCCCGCCTGCGCCCGCCGATGCTCGAACTGTTGATGGACCACGCGCACGACGGCGTCGACGCGGTGGTCTTCCGTCACGGCGGACACCCCGAACCCCTGGTGGCCGCCTACGCGCGCGGCTGCCTCGACCCTTTCGAACGCGCCCTCGCGTCGGGGGAGGTCGCTCCCCGACGCGCTCTGCGGCAGGTGCGCGCGCACTGGATCGACGAAGACGTCTGGCGCTCCGTCGATCCGGACGGCGAGACCTTCCTCAACGTGAACACCCCGATCGATCCCCGGCGTGCGTCCGGGACGGAGGACCTGCGATGA